In Humulus lupulus chromosome 7, drHumLupu1.1, whole genome shotgun sequence, the following are encoded in one genomic region:
- the LOC133789740 gene encoding GDSL esterase/lipase At1g09390, with product MASSSLLSSHSHSHQSLVLTLLALFLLLLSAVSPVVSQCKNRPVIFNFGDSNSDTGGLVAGLGFTVSLPNGRVFFNRSTGRLSDGRLIIDFLCQSLKTSFLIPYLDSLAWSRFTNGASFAIVGSSTLPKYVPFSLNIQVMQFTRFKARTLELIAAGSNPYLITDEGFKKALYIIDIGQNDIADSFAKNMSYVEVVNMIPSITREIQNAIKTLYDQGGRNFWVHNTGPLGCLPQKLSLVKNQKLDQHGCISSYNDAAKMFNEELRRLCQKMRIEMRGAAIVYVDIYSIKYDLIANSTKYGFSSPLMACCGAGGPPYNYNMRVMCGQAGSQVCDEGTRRISWDGVHYSEAANSIVASKVLSTAYSTPRLKFDFFCSS from the exons ATGGcttcctcttctcttctttcttctcattCTCATTCTCATCAGTCCCTCGTTCTCACTCTGTTAGCATTGTTCTTGCTCCTCCTCTCAGCGGTGAGCCCAGTGGTGTCGCAGTGCAAGAACAGGCCCGTAATCTTCAACTTCGGCGACTCGAACTCGGACACGGGTGGACTCGTCGCCGGACTCGGCTTCACCGTCAGCCTCCCCAATGGCCGGGTCTTTTTTAACAGATCAACCGGTCGCTTGTCCGATGGACGGCTCATCATTGATTTCCTCT GCCAAAGTTTGAAGACAAGTTTTTTGATTCCATATTTAGACTCATTGGCATGGAGCAGGTTCACAAATGGTGCCAGTTTTGCAATTGTGGGGTCCTCAACCCTCCCTAAATATGTACCCTTCTCTTTGAATATTCAGGTCATGCAGTTCACTCGTTTCAAAGCTAGGACTCTTGAACTTATTGCAGCAG GTTCAAATCCTTATTTGATCACCGATGAAGGATTTAAGAAGGCTCTTTACATCATCGATATTGGGCAAAATGACATTGCTGACTCTTTTGCTAAAAATATGTCGTATGTTGAAGTTGTAAATATGATTCCATCCATAACTAGAGAAATACAGAATGCAATTAAG ACTCTATACGATCAAGGGGGCAGGAACTTTTGGGTACATAACACAGGGCCATTAGGTTGTCTCCCTCAGAAACTTTCATTAGTTAAGAATCAGAAGTTAGACCAACATGGATGCATTTCGAGTTATAATGATGCAGCGAAGATGTTCAACGAAGAACTGCGTCGATTATgtcaaaagatgagaattgaaatGAGAGGTGCCGCCATTGTGTATGTAGATATCTACTCCATCAAGTATGATCTTATTGCCAACTCTACCAAATATG GCTTCTCAAGCCCTCTAATGGCATGTTGTGGTGCGGGAGGTCCTCCTTACAATTACAATATGAGAGTGATGTGTGGTCAAGCTGGCTCTCAAGTGTGTGACGAAGGAACACGGCGCATAAGCTGGGACGGAGTTCATTACTCAGAGGCTGCGAATTCCATTGTTGCATCCAAAGTTCTTTCCACGGCTTATTCAACACCTCGGCTCAAATTTGATTTCTTTTGTAGCAGTTGA